In one Hymenobacter sp. DG25B genomic region, the following are encoded:
- a CDS encoding rod shape-determining protein, whose protein sequence is MGFFNFLTSDIAIDLGTANTLIIHNDKIVVDEPSIIAKDRTTNKVIAVGRQAQQMHEKTHDNIKTIRPLKDGVIADFHAAEEMIKGMIKMIDTRNRLFQPSHRMVICIPSGITEVEKRAVRDSAEHAGAKEVWMIQEPMAAAIGIGIDVEQPIGSMIIDIGGGTTEIAVIALSGIVCDQSIKTAGDVFNQDILDYMRRQHNLLIGERSAERIKIEVGAALTELDETPPDFEVRGRDLMTGIPKVIKVTSSEIAIALDKSVAKIEEAVLKALEISPPELSADIYENGIHLTGGGALLRGLDKRLAAKTKLPIHIAEDPLRAVVRGTGAAIKDIQAFRSVLLT, encoded by the coding sequence ATGGGTTTCTTCAATTTCCTGACCAGTGACATTGCCATCGACCTGGGAACGGCCAACACCCTCATCATTCACAACGATAAAATCGTGGTGGATGAGCCGAGCATCATTGCTAAAGACCGCACAACCAATAAAGTAATTGCGGTAGGCCGTCAGGCCCAGCAAATGCACGAGAAAACCCACGATAACATCAAAACCATTCGTCCGCTGAAGGACGGCGTAATTGCCGACTTCCACGCCGCCGAGGAGATGATTAAGGGGATGATAAAAATGATTGATACCCGGAACCGGCTGTTTCAGCCGTCGCACCGCATGGTTATCTGCATTCCCTCGGGCATTACGGAAGTAGAAAAGCGTGCCGTCCGGGACTCCGCCGAGCACGCCGGCGCCAAGGAAGTCTGGATGATTCAGGAGCCCATGGCCGCCGCCATCGGTATTGGTATCGACGTGGAGCAGCCCATCGGCTCCATGATTATTGACATAGGAGGGGGCACCACCGAAATTGCGGTTATTGCCTTGTCCGGTATCGTCTGCGACCAGTCCATTAAAACCGCCGGCGACGTGTTCAACCAGGATATTCTGGACTACATGCGCCGCCAGCACAACCTGCTCATCGGCGAGCGTTCCGCCGAGCGCATCAAGATTGAAGTAGGTGCCGCCCTCACGGAGCTGGACGAAACGCCCCCGGACTTTGAAGTACGTGGCCGTGACCTGATGACCGGTATTCCCAAGGTTATCAAAGTAACCTCTTCCGAAATTGCCATTGCCCTGGATAAGTCGGTGGCCAAGATTGAGGAAGCCGTGCTGAAGGCGCTGGAAATCTCTCCGCCCGAGCTATCGGCTGATATCTACGAAAACGGCATCCACCTGACCGGCGGCGGTGCCCTGCTGCGCGGCCTGGACAAGCGCCTGGCTGCCAAAACCAAGCTGCCCATTCACATTGCCGAAGACCCATTGCGCGCCGTAGTGCGGGGTACGGGGGCGGCCATCAAGGATATTCAGGCGTTCCGCAGCGTGCTGCTGACTTAA